Part of the Palaeococcus ferrophilus DSM 13482 genome, TCATGGGGAAGCGCCCCGATTCTCCCCTCAAAGAGATTCTCAACGACGAGCTTTACTCCACTGTCCTCCGCTATGGACTTTAGCTCCCTCAGGTGCTTCAGAGTGTTCACGTAGGCCTTCGTGTAGCTCTTCCCGATGTCCCCTCCGTGCACGACGATGACCTCTGCGCCAAGATGGTTCGCAATTCTGATTACTTTCTCCATTCTCTTTACCGGCTCTTTTCCATAGACTCCGAGGTCTAGGGGGAGGTTCTTCCCGTCGGCAGTCGGCGCGTGAAGTGTAAACTCCACTCCAAGGCCCTCAAGGTCTTTGAAGGTTCCCTGTTGTATCTCCCCGTTTTCAACGAGGCCAGCATCGTCAAAGCCAAGCTCGATGAAGTCCACACGAAGGTCGTCTAAGGAAAATCCCTTTCCGCTGATTTCTCTGACGATGTAGGAGTTGACGCCGAGCTTCATCGTTCTCACCCATACAAAGGAAAGAAAAGGGGCTTCATTCGGTCTCTATCATGTCCAGGGCCTTGAGGCCTATCTGGGCGACCTCCTTGGGCAGACCCACGTAGCCAGGCGCGAGGTTTTCTGACTTCTGCCCTTCTGTCAGAACCCACTTAAGGAAGTCCTTGATGGCCTGGGCCTCTTCTTTGCTGTAGTGCTTTCCACCCTTGTTCTGCCAGACGAGGAGGTGGGTGAAGGCCACTATTGGATAGGAGTTCTCTCCTGGGGCGTTGAGGAGCTGTTCGAGATCCTCCTTGTAACCCTCGGTTGGGCCGGGTATGAAAGCCTTAACGCCCGCGACGGCGGCCTTTATCGCATCATCTGTGGGCTTAACGAAGTTTCCAGCCTTGTTCTTGAGAGCTACAACCTTGAGGTTCTCCTCTATGGCGAAGGAGAGCTCGGTGTAGGCTATGCTGTACTTGGTGCTCTTCAGGGCCTGGACAACTCCCGGGTTGCCCTTTCCACCGATGCCCCTGCCGACCTTGTCAACGGGCCAGTCAACGGTCTTTCCTGCTCCAACTCTGTCGGCCCACTCCTTGCTGACGAGGCTCAGGTAGGTGGTGAAGATGGCCGTCGTTCCGCTCGAGTCGCTCCTGTGGACGACTATGATCTTCTCGTGGGGGAGGTTCGCGCTGGGGTTGAGGGCCTTGATAGCTGGATCGTCCCAGTACTCTATCTCGCCCATGAATATCTTGGCGAGGGTTTCCCCATCGAGCTTGAGCTCGTCAACGCCCGGCACGTTGAAGGCAACGACAACCGCACCAACGATTTCAGGGAACTGAAGGGGCTGGTCACCAGTTGCGAGGAACTTCTTCCATGTGGACTCCTTAACCGGTGGATCACTCCTGCCTATGTGAGTTAGGCCCTTAAGGAAGGCA contains:
- a CDS encoding sugar phosphate isomerase/epimerase family protein; translated protein: MKLGVNSYIVREISGKGFSLDDLRVDFIELGFDDAGLVENGEIQQGTFKDLEGLGVEFTLHAPTADGKNLPLDLGVYGKEPVKRMEKVIRIANHLGAEVIVVHGGDIGKSYTKAYVNTLKHLRELKSIAEDSGVKLVVENLFEGRIGALPHELLSFVSEGFELCFDIGHAFLTSMHSGLKMDEFNVLFPYTSHLHIHDNNGSKDEHRPLGGGMVGFFYAGQAIKLTNAKRAVLEIRGYSGRDSVLSNVSFLRRTLDEKFSWKEKAEEGSEA
- the pstS gene encoding phosphate ABC transporter substrate-binding protein PstS, producing the protein MKKVLSVFIVLILGLSLAASGCISGEKGAGTSSNPSSTAQASSQSTSQAKVVTLRTTGATFPQYQVQKWIEVYMKSHPNVKIEYEGGGSGHGQDAFLKGLTHIGRSDPPVKESTWKKFLATGDQPLQFPEIVGAVVVAFNVPGVDELKLDGETLAKIFMGEIEYWDDPAIKALNPSANLPHEKIIVVHRSDSSGTTAIFTTYLSLVSKEWADRVGAGKTVDWPVDKVGRGIGGKGNPGVVQALKSTKYSIAYTELSFAIEENLKVVALKNKAGNFVKPTDDAIKAAVAGVKAFIPGPTEGYKEDLEQLLNAPGENSYPIVAFTHLLVWQNKGGKHYSKEEAQAIKDFLKWVLTEGQKSENLAPGYVGLPKEVAQIGLKALDMIETE